A single Ciona intestinalis chromosome 12, KH, whole genome shotgun sequence DNA region contains:
- the LOC100181834 gene encoding uncharacterized protein LOC100181834, with the protein MSEYRERKQSYTSSDDDDFENFLSKVRTPKPAQKFRLSTGSLNDFLVNESHATSTSENESDADEESDGSSILQPLSQLPNVKHYIPHNIQHRTFVSNRNFSSASDVSPKSGKKTTIAKKSGATPRKTVVFSSDSGEEEFDTKPAQKSTGSLGVFTANQSHETSTPNNEDKGRDNEYETFHKPESPLQLPNAKHHTPCSLYKTPVIKSDFPSASVNEDLNYRSPITKTMTPIPKKFVATPHKSVVFSSDSDEENFGTQHPVLHLSNSNHSDEEPPSYLPTVGAFKLHNVPTPGKRGIIYSSRTNKDNVFESPATGKIISGLKKMTTPRKSVVFSSDSEDDISVAQRPVVHRSIRSSSDENDIIPSLVDRIKLTNLEDSTLCGKENQPKNNGVIDLTGKSFTPLTSRILKPKQPDSILDRRPPSLGSYITPKRKPTSLKGSQTEKVFRTKPNCKVDGCFLASLDALVPQNSGKQFRRSADSMTKKLFKLFNTSVFENRLPEDMEVSWSKRLTKTAGITKCKRTIRTVNGTASTTHHAAISLSEKVIDSSYRLRDTLIHEMCHAAVWLINNANESHGPYWKSWAAAARRIHPELPSIDRCHNYDIEYKYIYECSRCKTTIGRHSKSLDTTKKVCGRCRGPLVLTQPNGTPLKSQPLNPFAKFVKENYKSTKVRLQSIDVASSHKDVMTSLSQQFKSASPN; encoded by the exons ATGAGTGAATACAGAGAGAGAAAACAGTCTTATACGTCTTCGGATGATGACGATTTTGAAAACTTTCTATCTAAAGTTCGGACTCCGAAACCAGCACAAAAGTTTCGGCTGTCAACTGGGAGTTTGAATGATTTTCTCGTAAACGAATCGCATGCGACTTCTACATCTGAAAACGAAAGTGATGCCGACGAAGAGTCTGACGGCTCTTCTATACTACAACCGTTATCACAGTTGCCAAATGTCAAACACTACATACCCCACAATATACAGCACAGgacatttgtttcaaatagAAATTTCTCTTCTGCTAGTGACGTGTCTCCAAAATCAGGAAAGAAGACAACAATTGCGAAAAAATCTGGTGCTACTCCAcgaaaaactgttgttttttcttcagACTCTGGTGAAGAGGAGTTTGATACAAAGCCAGCACAAAAGTCAACTGGCAGTTTGGGTGTTTTTACCGCGAATCAATCGCATGAGACTTCTACACCAAACAACGAAGATAAGGGTAGAGACAACGAGTATGAAACTTTTCATAAACCAGAGTCACCATTACAGCTGCCGAATGCAAAACACCACACACCCTGCAGTTTATATAAGACACCTGTTATAAAAAGCGATTTCCCTTCTGCTAGTGTCAATGAAGATTTAAATTACAGATCTCCAATAACAAAAACTATGACACCAATTCCAAAGAAATTTGTTGCAACTCCACATAAGTCTGTTGTGTTTTCTTCGGACTCTGATGAGGAGAATTTCGGAACTCAACATCCTGTTTTGCATCTTTCTAATAGCAACCATTCTGATGAAG AACCTCCATCTTATTTACCAACTGTAGGAGCCTTTAAACTTCACAATGTGCCGACACCTGGTAAAAGAGGGATTATATACTCCAGTCGCACCAACAAAGACAATGTTTTTGAGTCTCCGGCAActggaaaaataatttcaggactgaaaaaaatgacaacTCCCCGGAAAAGCGTAGTTTTTTCATCAGACTCGGAAGATGATATTTCTGTAGCTCAAAGGCCTGTTGTGCATCGTTCTATAAGGAGCAGTTCAGATGAAAATGACATTATACCTTCTCTTGTTGATAGAATTAAACTGACGAATCTAGAAGACAGTACACTATGTGGAAAAGAAAACCAACCAAAAAATAATGGTGTTATCGATTTAACTGGCAAGAGTTTTACCCCTCTTACTTCAAGGATATTAAAACCAAAGCAGCCAGATTCAATTTTGGACCGCAGGCCCCCTTCTCTTGGATCTTACATTACTCCAAAAAGAAAACCTACATCTCTCAAAGGTTCTCAGACTGAAAAAGTGTTCAGAACAAAACCAAACTGTAAAGTTGATGGTTGTTTTCTTGCTAGCCTTGATGCTTTGGTTCCACAAAATTCAGGGAAACAGTTTCGGCGAAGTGCTGACTCCATGACCAAAAAGCTATTCAAATTGTTCAATACATCAGTGTTTGAAAACCGGTTGCCAGAAGATATGGAAGTTAGCTGGTCTAAACGGTTGACCAAAACCGCAGGAATAACAAAATGCAAGCGTACTATAAGAACTGTGAATGGAACAGCTTCAACTACACACCATGCTGCTATATCGTTATCTGAAAAAGTAATCGACAGCTCATACAGACTCCGTGATACACTGATCCATGAAATGTGCCATGCAGCTGTGTGGTTGATCAATAATGCTAACGAAAGTCATGGCCCATACTGGAAATCATGGGCAGCAGCTGCAAGACGTATACACCCAGAACTTCCATCTATTGATAGATGCCACAATTATGATATCGAATACAAATACATCTATGAATGCTCAAG GTGCAAAACAACGATTGGCCGACATTCAAAATCTCTTGATACAACAAAGAAAGTTTGTGGTCGGTGCCGGGGGCCATTGGTTCTCACGCAACCAAATGGAACACCCCTCAAGTCACAACCCTTGAACCCTTTTGCAAAATTTGTTAAAGAGAATTACAAATCGACAAAAGTTCGTTTGCAAAGTATTGACGTGGCGTCGTCACACAAGGacgttatgacatcactaagcCAACAATTTAAGTCTGCTTCTCCTAATTGA
- the LOC100176024 gene encoding uncharacterized protein LOC100176024, whose translation MLTDISIDGKRLQRVVVPHTPENKFELENTVGSTITSSSFEVKITESLKIKDLKFVGEFLVKGKEIYRVSVLLSCVGEQGPKLQLIKQSQLFTIVSRHTLNEVVLKIAFVDLKYQLHVYAPSEMLISTHDDFEQDWANVLNETDLQREVQLSTHKDKCRVDGCLYIAVTLNGLCKEHGKHFNESSISETTFSEAAISENLEFKNLTQNTFNQDYICCTEGCSNDAISNDVGLCQECFKKKTEQL comes from the exons ATGCTAACAGATATTTCAATTGATGGAAAAAGATTGCAAAGAGTTGTCGTTCCTCATACACCAG aaaacaaatttgaattaGAAAACACAGTTGGTTCCACAATAACAAGCAGTTCTTTTGAAGTGAAAATCACtgaaagtttgaaaataaaagatcTTAAATTTGTCGGTGAATTTCTGGTTAAAGGGAAAGAAATCTATAGG GTGAGTGTTCTTCTTTCCTGTGTGGGTGAACAAGGCCCCAAATTGCAGTTGATCAAACAAAGTCAACTGTTCACAATTGTATCGCGACATACTTTAAATGAGGTTGTTCTTAAGATTGCATTTGTAGACCTAAAATACCAGTTACATGTATATGCTCCAAGTGAAATGTTGATTTCAACACATGATGATTTTGAACAG GATTGggcaaatgttttaaatgagaCAGACCTGCAAAGAGAAGTTCAATTATCTACACATAAGGATAAATGTAGAGTAGATGGGTGTTTGTACATTGCTGTAACTTTGAATGGTTTATGTAAAGAGCATGGTAAACATTTCAATGAAAGTTCGATTTCTGAAACAACATTCAGTGAAGCTGCTATTAGTGAAAACttggaatttaaaaacttgacCCAAAATACTTTTAATCAAGATTACATTTGCTGCACAGAAGGTTGCAGTAATGACGCTATTAGTAATGATGTAGGATTGTGTCAAGaatgttttaagaaaaaaactgaacagttgtaa